From a single Brassica rapa cultivar Chiifu-401-42 chromosome A01, CAAS_Brap_v3.01, whole genome shotgun sequence genomic region:
- the LOC103849762 gene encoding L-ascorbate oxidase homolog: MQGGRLLTVFVCLVSTVALVNAGDPYFYYTWNVTYGTVAPLGIPQQVILINGQFPGPNLNSTSNNNVVINVFNNLDEPFLLTWSGLQHRKNSWQDGVTGTSCPIPAGTNYTYHFQPKDQIGSYFYYPSTALHRFSGGFGGLRVNSRLLIPVPYADPEDDHTILINDWYTKSHTALKTFLDSGRTLGSPDGVLINGKSGKVGGQNKPLFTMKPGKTYKYRICNVGFKSTLNFRIQGHKMKLVEMEGSHVLQNDYDSLDVHVGQCFAVLVTADQEAKSYYMVASTRFLKKEVSTVGVMSYEGSNVQPSNVLPKAPVGWAWSLNQFRSFRWNLTASAARPNPQGSYHYGKINITRTIKLANTKNLVDGKVRFGLNGVSHVDTETPLKLAEYFEMSEKVFKYNVIKDEPAAKITTLTVEPNVLNITFRTFVEIVFENHEKSMQSFHLDGYSFFSVASEPGTWTPEKRNNYNLLDAVSRHTVQVFPKSWSAILLTFDNAGMWNIRSENWERRYLGQQMYVSVLSPEKSLRDEYNIPLNTNLCGIVKGLPLPTPYTI; this comes from the exons ATGCAGGGTGGTAGGCTTTTGACGGTGTTTGTATGCCTCGTCTCGACGGTGGCGCTGGTGAATGCCGGCGATCCTTACTTTTACTACACGTGGAACGTGACGTACGGAACCGTTGCGCCTCTAGGAATTCCTCAACAGGTGATTCTCATCAACGGACAGTTCCCTGGTCCTAACCTAAACTCAACATCCAACAACAATGTCGTCATCAATGTTTTCAACAACCTTGACGAGCCTTTCCTCTTGACCTG GAGTGGTCTCCAGCACAGGAAGAACTCATGGCAAGATGGTGTGACCGGAACCTCATGCCCAATCCCAGCAGGCACCAACTACACTTACCATTTCCAGCCTAAGGACCAGATCGGTAGCTACTTCTACTACCCATCAACCGCCCTCCACCGTTTCTCCGGTGGTTTCGGTGGCCTCCGTGTCAACAGCCGTCTCCTCATCCCCGTCCCTTACGCTGACCCCGAAGATGACCACACCATCCTCATCAACGACTGGTACACCAAGAGCCACACCGCTCTCAAGACCTTCCTTGACAGCGGCCGCACTCTTGGTTCCCCTGACGGTGTTCTCATCAACGGAAAGTCCGGTAAAGTCGGAGGACAGAACAAGCCTCTCTTCACCATGAAGCCAGGAAAGACCTACAAGTACAGAATCTGTAACGTTGGGTTCAAATCCACTCTTAACTTCAGGATCCAAGGACACAAGATGAAGCTTGTTGAGATGGAAGGATCTCACGTTCTCCAGAACGACTACGACTCACTTGACGTCCACGTTGGACAGTGCTTTGCTGTTCTTGTGACCGCTGACCAAGAGGCCAAGAGCTACTACATGGTTGCATCAACTAGGTTCCTCAAGAAGGAAGTGAGCACTGTTGGTGTGATGAGCTACGAAGGAAGCAATGTTCAGCCTTCAAATGTGCTTCCCAAGGCTCCAGTTGGATGGGCTTGGTCTCTTAACCAGTTCAGATCATTCAGATGGAACTTAACCGCCAGCGCGGCCAGGCCTAACCCGCAAGGATCTTACCATTACGGAAAGATCAACATCACACGTACCATCAAGCTCGCCAACACCAAGAACTTGGTGGACGGTAAGGTCAGGTTTGGGCTTAACGGTGTATCACACGTTGACACCGAGACTCCCTTGAAGCTTGCTGAGTACTTCGAGATGTCCGAGAAGGTCTTCAAATACAATGTCATCAAGGACGAACCAGCAGCCAAGATCACTACACTAACCGTTGAGCCTAATGTCCTTAACATCACTTTCCGTACCTTTGTTGAAATCGTCTTCGAGAACCACGAGAAGAGCATGCAATCATTCCATTTGGATGGTTACTCCTTCTTCTCAGTCGC TTCTGAGCCAGGAACATGGACACCAGAGAAGAGAAACAACTACAACTTGCTCGATGCGGTCAGCAGACACACCGTGCAAGTGTTCCCCAAGTCGTGGTCCGCCATCCTCTTGACATTCGACAACGCCGGTATGTGGAACATCAGATCAGAGAACTGGGAGAGAAGATACTTGGGACAGCAAATGTACGTCAGTGTTCTTTCCCCTGAGAAATCACTAAGAGACGAATACAACATCCCACTCAACACCAACCTTTGTGGTATCGTTAAGGGCTTGCCATTACCTACACCCTACACTATTTAA
- the LOC103849761 gene encoding L-ascorbate oxidase homolog, with product MRGAKLLAACLYLAAAATLVVQAEDPYFHHVWNVTYGTASPLGVPQQVILINGQFPGPNLNSTSNNNVIINVFNNLDEPFLLTWNGIQHRKNCWQDGTPGTMCPIPAGTNYTYHFQPKDQIGSYFYYPTTAMHRAAGGFGGLRVNSRLLIPIPYDVPEDDYTVLIGDWYTKSHTQLKKFLDGGRTLGRPNGVLINGKAGKGDGSDAPLFTLKPGKSYRVRICNVGLKTSLNFRIQNHKMKLVEMEGSHVLQNDFDSLDVHVGQCFGTIVTANQEPKDYYMVASSRFLKSVITTTGLLRYEGGKGPASSQLPAGPVGWAWSLNQFRSFRWNLTSNAARPNPQGSYHYGKINITRTIKLVNTQGKVDGKLRYALNGISHTDLETPLKLAEYFGIADKVFKYNSVDNPTPEQTKSIKIEPHVLNITHRNFIEVVFENHEKSVQSWHLNGYSFFAVAVEPGTWTPEKRKNYNLLDAVSRHTVQVYPKCWAAILLTFDNCGMWNIRSENTERRYLGQQLYVSVLSPEKSLRDEYNMPETSLQCGLVKNTPKPANPYAGA from the exons ATGCGAGGAGCTAAACTCTTGGCCGCATGCCTCTACCTGGCTGCAGCCGCAACGTTGGTGGTCCAAGCCGAAGACCCCTATTTCCACCATGTATGGAACGTGACCTATGGAACCGCATCTCCTCTCGGCGTTCCACAACAAGTCATTCTAATCAACGGCCAGTTCCCTGGTCCCAACCTCAACTCTACCTCCAACAACAATGTCATCATTAATGTCTTCAACAACCTCGACGAACCTTTCCTCCTAACTTG GAATGGGATCCAGCACAGAAAGAACTGTTGGCAAGATGGGACTCCAGGTACTATGTGTCCAATCCCAGCAGGCACCAACTACACTTACcatttccagcctaaggatcaGATCGGTAGCTACTTCTACTACCCGACCACAGCGATGCACCGTGCCGCTGGTGGATTCGGGGGACTACGTGTCAACAGCCGTCTCCTAATCCCGATCCCTTACGATGTTCCGGAAGATGATTACACCGTCCTCATCGGTGACTGGTACACTAAGAGTCACACCCAGTTGAAGAAGTTCCTTGACGGTGGCCGTACTCTTGGTCGTCCAAACGGTGTTCTCATCAACGGAAAGGCAGGGAAAGGCGATGGATCTGACGCACCTCTCTTCACCTTGAAGCCTGGAAAGAGCTACAGAGTTAGGATCTGTAACGTGGGTCTCAAGACATCTCTCAACTTTAGGATTCAGAATCACAAAATGAAGCTCGTTGAGATGGAAGGATCTCACGTTCTTCAAAACGATTTCGACTCTCTCGATGTTCACGTTGGTCAGTGCTTTGGTACCATTGTTACCGCGAATCAAGAACCTAAAGATTACTACATGGTTGCATCCTCTAGGTTCTTGAAGTCGGTTATTACAACAACCGGACTTCTCCGGTACGAGGGAGGTAAAGGACCAGCCTCTTCGCAGCTTCCGGCTGGTCCTGTCGGATGGGCTTGGTCGTTGAACCAGTTCCGATCCTTTAGGTGGAACTTGACGTCTAATGCAGCTAGGCCTAACCCTCAGGGATCTTACCACTATGGGAAAATCAACATCACACGCACAATCAAGCTAGTGAACACTCAGGGCAAAGTCGATGGTAAGCTTAGGTACGCTTTGAACGGAATCTCTCACACTGACCTTGAAACTCCGTTGAAGCTCGCCGAGTACTTTGGTATTGCCGACAAGGTCTTTAAGTACAATAGCGTCGATAACCCGACCCCGGAACAGACCAAGAGCATCAAGATCGAGCCACACGTTCTTAACATCACTCACCGCAACTTCATCGAGGTGGTGTTTGAGAACCACGAGAAGAGTGTTCAGTCTTGGCATTTGAATGGTTACTCTTTCTTCGCCGTCGC TGTGGAGCCAGGGACTTGGACCCCAGAGAAGAGAAAGAACTACAACCTCTTGGACGCAGTGAGCAGACACACAGTCCAAGTCTACCCAAAGTGTTGGGCAGCAATCTTGCTAACATTTGATAACTGTGGAATGTGGAACATTCGATCTGAGAACACAGAGAGACGTTACTTAGGACAGCAGCTTTACGTGAGTGTCTTGTCGCCAGAGAAATCACTTAGAGACGAATACAACATGCCTGAGACAAGCCTCCAATGTGGTCTCGTCAAAAACACACCTAAACCTGCTAACCCTTACGCTGGAGCCTAA
- the LOC103849760 gene encoding WPP domain-interacting protein 3 isoform X1 encodes MICFSDQTMEKVSVNGVLVSPDDGIGSPQRSSSVDSLKVESPGGSTRKGFGLKKWRRIKRDTPVKDESAAPVDDGSKLLKRNLTGLVNPPSKHVDLSSVEARQGSEGSVGSVNMMAHHHHHHLPSVVNGFSPGPGLFTVGQGFEKSEEHSGGGKIDSGSQGRDTIKNGSEERIDSDLRSSDFVFSSGAVSAANRIADGQEARELVETYSRSENGGEDEDGVESHKKNNHYQADKDQIADSIRCLAALQEALWKEVTSFQELSKESIPPLHSNIDEDNSGSQVLILKQKVKLLQVKLEEARADLDAKEARIQELENAKIEAELEGVFQRKMEAEIQHLMLTSSLNSTLLKEHPKKVHSVAEDPEPNRGNMLGKTCKSSFYFLIQLILLVSIVRLLLLQSSPASQLVIPT; translated from the exons ATGATTTGTTTCAGTG ATCAAACGATGGAGAAAGTGAGTGTAAATGGAGTACTAGTATCGCCTGATGATGGTATTGGATCACCTCAACGATCCAGCAGCGTTGATAGCTTAAAGGTTGAATCTCCGGGTGGTTCGACGAGAAAAGGTTTCGGGTTGAAGAAATGGAGAAGGATCAAGAGAGATACTCCTGTGAAAGACGAGTCTGCTGCACCTGTTGATGACGGTAGTAAGTTGCTGAAGCGTAATTTGACTGGCTTGGTGAACCCTCCTTCTAAACATGTAGACTTGTCTTCGGTTGAAGCAAGACAGGGTAGTGAAGGCTCTGTTGGATCAGTAAACATGATGgcgcatcatcatcatcaccatcttcCAAGTGTAGTCAACGGGTTTAGTCCCGGTCCAGGTTTGTTTACTGTAGGCCAAGGTTTTGAGAAGAGTGAAGAGCATAGCGGAGGAGGGAAGATTGATTCAGGTAGCCAAGGGAGAGATACCATCAAGAATGGAAGCGAAGAGCGCATAGATTCGGACTTGAGAAGTAGCGATTTTGTGTTTTCTAGTGGCGCAGTTTCTGCTGCCAACCGTATAGCAGATGGTCAAGAAGCTAGGGAACTAGTTGAAACATATAGCAGAAGCGAGAACggaggagaagatgaagatggagTTGAGAGTCATAAGAAGAACAACCATTATCAGGCAGACAAGGATCAAATAGCAGATTCTATCAGATGTCTTGCAGCTTTGCAGGAAGCTCTTTGGAAAG AGGTTACAAGTTTCCAGGAGCTGAGTAAGGAATCTATACCACCACTACATTCGAATATTGATGAAGACAATTCAGGATCACAGGTACTGATCTTGAAGCAGAAGGTGAAACTTCTCCAAGTTAAACTCGAGGAAGCGAGAGCTGATCTCGACGCAAAGGAAGCCAGAATCCAAGAACTCGAAAACGCGAAGATTGAAGCTGAACTTGAAGGTGTTTTCCAGAGAAAGATGGAAGCTGAAATCCAGCATTTGATGCTCACAAGTTCTCTGAACTCAACGCTACTCAAAGAACATCCGAAGAAGGTACATTCTGTAGCTGAAGATCCTGAACCAAACCGTGGAAACATGTTGGGAAAAACATGCAAGTCCAGTTTCTATTTCTTGATACAGTTGATCTTGCTAGTCTCCATAGTTCGGTTACTGCTCCTCCAGTCCTCTCCTGCTTCACAATTAGTTATACCAACCTGA
- the LOC103849760 gene encoding WPP domain-interacting protein 3 isoform X2: protein MEKVSVNGVLVSPDDGIGSPQRSSSVDSLKVESPGGSTRKGFGLKKWRRIKRDTPVKDESAAPVDDGSKLLKRNLTGLVNPPSKHVDLSSVEARQGSEGSVGSVNMMAHHHHHHLPSVVNGFSPGPGLFTVGQGFEKSEEHSGGGKIDSGSQGRDTIKNGSEERIDSDLRSSDFVFSSGAVSAANRIADGQEARELVETYSRSENGGEDEDGVESHKKNNHYQADKDQIADSIRCLAALQEALWKEVTSFQELSKESIPPLHSNIDEDNSGSQVLILKQKVKLLQVKLEEARADLDAKEARIQELENAKIEAELEGVFQRKMEAEIQHLMLTSSLNSTLLKEHPKKVHSVAEDPEPNRGNMLGKTCKSSFYFLIQLILLVSIVRLLLLQSSPASQLVIPT, encoded by the exons ATGGAGAAAGTGAGTGTAAATGGAGTACTAGTATCGCCTGATGATGGTATTGGATCACCTCAACGATCCAGCAGCGTTGATAGCTTAAAGGTTGAATCTCCGGGTGGTTCGACGAGAAAAGGTTTCGGGTTGAAGAAATGGAGAAGGATCAAGAGAGATACTCCTGTGAAAGACGAGTCTGCTGCACCTGTTGATGACGGTAGTAAGTTGCTGAAGCGTAATTTGACTGGCTTGGTGAACCCTCCTTCTAAACATGTAGACTTGTCTTCGGTTGAAGCAAGACAGGGTAGTGAAGGCTCTGTTGGATCAGTAAACATGATGgcgcatcatcatcatcaccatcttcCAAGTGTAGTCAACGGGTTTAGTCCCGGTCCAGGTTTGTTTACTGTAGGCCAAGGTTTTGAGAAGAGTGAAGAGCATAGCGGAGGAGGGAAGATTGATTCAGGTAGCCAAGGGAGAGATACCATCAAGAATGGAAGCGAAGAGCGCATAGATTCGGACTTGAGAAGTAGCGATTTTGTGTTTTCTAGTGGCGCAGTTTCTGCTGCCAACCGTATAGCAGATGGTCAAGAAGCTAGGGAACTAGTTGAAACATATAGCAGAAGCGAGAACggaggagaagatgaagatggagTTGAGAGTCATAAGAAGAACAACCATTATCAGGCAGACAAGGATCAAATAGCAGATTCTATCAGATGTCTTGCAGCTTTGCAGGAAGCTCTTTGGAAAG AGGTTACAAGTTTCCAGGAGCTGAGTAAGGAATCTATACCACCACTACATTCGAATATTGATGAAGACAATTCAGGATCACAGGTACTGATCTTGAAGCAGAAGGTGAAACTTCTCCAAGTTAAACTCGAGGAAGCGAGAGCTGATCTCGACGCAAAGGAAGCCAGAATCCAAGAACTCGAAAACGCGAAGATTGAAGCTGAACTTGAAGGTGTTTTCCAGAGAAAGATGGAAGCTGAAATCCAGCATTTGATGCTCACAAGTTCTCTGAACTCAACGCTACTCAAAGAACATCCGAAGAAGGTACATTCTGTAGCTGAAGATCCTGAACCAAACCGTGGAAACATGTTGGGAAAAACATGCAAGTCCAGTTTCTATTTCTTGATACAGTTGATCTTGCTAGTCTCCATAGTTCGGTTACTGCTCCTCCAGTCCTCTCCTGCTTCACAATTAGTTATACCAACCTGA
- the LOC103849759 gene encoding vacuolar cation/proton exchanger 2 isoform X1 — translation MSHCNVPALIEAQVEMGSANEVEQKTLFKLEEDAKQAKEASLMEQGGSLSPTFPPHTTKSPKNTVLKSIRIVILSNKLNLLLPFGPLAILVHYMIDSKGWVFLLSLIGITPLAERLGYATEQLAFYTGPTVGGLLNATFGNVTELIISIFALKNGMIRVVQLTLLGSILSNMLLVLGCAFFCGGLVFHQKDQVFDKGLAVVNSGLLLMAVMGILFPAVLHYTHSEVHAGSSELALSRFSSCIMLIAYAAYLFFQLKSQSSSYSPLEEETNQNEEASSDEDPEISKWESIIWLSILTAWVSLLSGYLVDAIEGASVSWNIPIAFISVILLPIVGNAAEHAGAIMFAMKDKLDLSLGVAIGSSIQISMFAVPCCVVIGWMMGEQMDLNFQLFETAMLFITVIVVAFFIQEGTSNYFKGLMLILCYLIVAASFFVHEDPQQDGGI, via the exons ATGAGTCATTGTAACGTCCCGGCTCTTATTGAAGCACAAGTTGAA ATGGGGTCGGCTAATGAAGTTGAGCAAAAAACCTTATTCAAACTCGAAGAAGATGCCAAGCAAGCTAAAGAAGCTTCTTTGATGGAGCAAGGAGGATCACTCTCTCCAACTTTCCCTCCACACACCACTAAATCACCAAAGAACACCGTCCTTAAAAGCATCAGGATCGTTATTTTATCTAACAAACTCAACCTGTTACTACCTTTCGGTCCTCTAGCAATACTGGTCCACTACATGATAGATAGTAAA GGATGGGTGTTTCTGCTGAGCTTAATAGGCATCACACCATTAGCCGAGCGTCTAGGATACGCCACAGA gCAACTTGCTTTTTACACTGGCCCTACTG tggGAGGTCTCCTAAACGCTACATTTGGGAACGTGACTGAACTGATCATATCCATCTTCGCTTTGAAAAACGGAATGATACGTGTAGTTCAGCTGACTTTGTTAGGATCGATACTGTCCAACATGTTGCTTGTACTCGGCTGCGCTTTCTTCTGCGGTGGGCTAGTGTTTCACCAGAAAGACCAAGTCTTTGACAAA GGGCTTGCGGTTGTTAATTCAGGATTGCTTTTGATGGCTGTTATGGGGATACTCTTCCCTGCTGTGCTTCACTACACGCATAGTGAGGTTCATGCCGGATCATCGGAGCTGGCTTTGTCGAGGTTTAGCAGTTGTATAATGCTTATAGCTTATGCTGCTTACCTTTTCTTCCAGTTGAAGAGCCAGTCTAGTTCTTATAGCCCTCTTGAAGAG GAAACGAATCAGAACGAGGAAGCTAGTTCTGATGAAGATCCTGAGATCTCAAAGTGGGAATCTATCATATGGCTCTCGATATTGACTGCTTGggtctctcttctctctggctATCTTGTTGATGCCATTGAG ggTGCATCGGTCTCTTGGAACATACCAATAGCGTTTATAAGTGTCATATTGCTTCCTATTGTTGGGAACGCAGCGGAGCATGCAGGTGCTATCATGTTTGCCATGAAAGATAAACTG GATCTGTCGTTGGGCGTGGCTATTGGTTCCTCTATCCAGATCTCCATGTTCGCG GTCCCGTGCTGTGTGGTGATTGGATGGATGATGGGTGAACAGATGGATCTTAATTTTCAGCTTTTTGAGACGGCCATGTTGTTTATTACCGTTATAGTAGTTGCTTTTTTCATCCAG GAAGGGACATCGAATTACTTCAAAGGGTTGATGCTCATTCTTTGTTATTTAATAGTAGCTGCCAGTTTCTTTGTACACGAAGATCCTCAACAAG atGGAGGTATATAA
- the LOC103849759 gene encoding vacuolar cation/proton exchanger 2 isoform X2, with protein sequence MEQGGSLSPTFPPHTTKSPKNTVLKSIRIVILSNKLNLLLPFGPLAILVHYMIDSKGWVFLLSLIGITPLAERLGYATEQLAFYTGPTVGGLLNATFGNVTELIISIFALKNGMIRVVQLTLLGSILSNMLLVLGCAFFCGGLVFHQKDQVFDKGLAVVNSGLLLMAVMGILFPAVLHYTHSEVHAGSSELALSRFSSCIMLIAYAAYLFFQLKSQSSSYSPLEEETNQNEEASSDEDPEISKWESIIWLSILTAWVSLLSGYLVDAIEGASVSWNIPIAFISVILLPIVGNAAEHAGAIMFAMKDKLDLSLGVAIGSSIQISMFAVPCCVVIGWMMGEQMDLNFQLFETAMLFITVIVVAFFIQEGTSNYFKGLMLILCYLIVAASFFVHEDPQQDGGI encoded by the exons ATGGAGCAAGGAGGATCACTCTCTCCAACTTTCCCTCCACACACCACTAAATCACCAAAGAACACCGTCCTTAAAAGCATCAGGATCGTTATTTTATCTAACAAACTCAACCTGTTACTACCTTTCGGTCCTCTAGCAATACTGGTCCACTACATGATAGATAGTAAA GGATGGGTGTTTCTGCTGAGCTTAATAGGCATCACACCATTAGCCGAGCGTCTAGGATACGCCACAGA gCAACTTGCTTTTTACACTGGCCCTACTG tggGAGGTCTCCTAAACGCTACATTTGGGAACGTGACTGAACTGATCATATCCATCTTCGCTTTGAAAAACGGAATGATACGTGTAGTTCAGCTGACTTTGTTAGGATCGATACTGTCCAACATGTTGCTTGTACTCGGCTGCGCTTTCTTCTGCGGTGGGCTAGTGTTTCACCAGAAAGACCAAGTCTTTGACAAA GGGCTTGCGGTTGTTAATTCAGGATTGCTTTTGATGGCTGTTATGGGGATACTCTTCCCTGCTGTGCTTCACTACACGCATAGTGAGGTTCATGCCGGATCATCGGAGCTGGCTTTGTCGAGGTTTAGCAGTTGTATAATGCTTATAGCTTATGCTGCTTACCTTTTCTTCCAGTTGAAGAGCCAGTCTAGTTCTTATAGCCCTCTTGAAGAG GAAACGAATCAGAACGAGGAAGCTAGTTCTGATGAAGATCCTGAGATCTCAAAGTGGGAATCTATCATATGGCTCTCGATATTGACTGCTTGggtctctcttctctctggctATCTTGTTGATGCCATTGAG ggTGCATCGGTCTCTTGGAACATACCAATAGCGTTTATAAGTGTCATATTGCTTCCTATTGTTGGGAACGCAGCGGAGCATGCAGGTGCTATCATGTTTGCCATGAAAGATAAACTG GATCTGTCGTTGGGCGTGGCTATTGGTTCCTCTATCCAGATCTCCATGTTCGCG GTCCCGTGCTGTGTGGTGATTGGATGGATGATGGGTGAACAGATGGATCTTAATTTTCAGCTTTTTGAGACGGCCATGTTGTTTATTACCGTTATAGTAGTTGCTTTTTTCATCCAG GAAGGGACATCGAATTACTTCAAAGGGTTGATGCTCATTCTTTGTTATTTAATAGTAGCTGCCAGTTTCTTTGTACACGAAGATCCTCAACAAG atGGAGGTATATAA
- the LOC103849758 gene encoding chaperone protein dnaJ 11, chloroplastic: MSGILVNCAANSLRFSPGTSLPHPKPTRSHNGTARFPTGANSFRASAQTLNAEPAVTVRRRASSLYELLKVNETASLPEIKTAYRSLAKVYHPDASESDGRDFMEIHKAYATLADPTTRAIYDSTLGARRRRVQVGAMGRAGRVYSTTRRWETDQCW, translated from the coding sequence ATGTCCGGAATCTTAGTTAATTGCGCCGCTAACTCCCTCCGCTTCTCGCCGGGAACCAGCCTTCCTCATCCGAAGCCAACCAGATCACACAACGGCACCGCGCGGTTCCCCACCGGAGCTAACTCGTTCAGAGCTTCCGCGCAGACTCTCAACGCGGAGCCAGCTGTAACCGTTCGCCGGCGAGCGTCGAGCCTCTACGAGCTGCTGAAAGTCAACGAAACGGCGTCCTTGCCGGAGATCAAGACGGCGTACCGGAGCCTAGCTAAAGTCTACCATCCCGACGCGTCGGAGTCGGACGGGCGAGATTTCATGGAGATCCACAAAGCTTACGCGACGCTCGCGGATCCGACGACGAGAGCGATCTACGATTCGACGCTGGGAGCGCGACGGAGACGTGTGCAGGTCGGGGCGATGGGTCGGGCGGGTCGGGTGTATTCGACGACCCGGAGATGGGAGACGGATCAGTGTTGGTGA